A genome region from Mesorhizobium sp. B2-1-8 includes the following:
- a CDS encoding aminotransferase class III-fold pyridoxal phosphate-dependent enzyme, which yields MADKFLFHTYGANPVACAAGRAVLKVMREERLQENAATVGGALKERLQLLRKEFPLIGDIRGQA from the coding sequence GTGGCCGACAAGTTCCTGTTTCATACCTACGGCGCCAATCCGGTCGCCTGTGCCGCTGGACGCGCCGTGCTCAAGGTGATGCGCGAGGAGCGGCTACAGGAGAACGCCGCCACGGTCGGCGGCGCGCTGAAGGAAAGGCTGCAGCTCCTCAGGAAGGAATTCCCGTTGATCGGTGACATAAGGGGACAGGCCTGA
- a CDS encoding conjugal transfer protein TraD, which translates to MRSWQVERRKRTRQLIELGGLVVKARIVELTNDDRAIIYGAMVWIAAKLQSHEGEHARDLWIAKGEQAFNAEQHEKQKGQPTQR; encoded by the coding sequence ATGCGCAGCTGGCAAGTCGAGCGCCGCAAGCGCACCCGTCAGTTGATTGAACTCGGTGGACTCGTCGTCAAGGCACGTATCGTGGAGCTGACCAACGACGATCGCGCCATCATCTATGGAGCGATGGTCTGGATCGCCGCCAAGCTCCAGAGCCATGAAGGTGAGCATGCGCGGGATCTATGGATCGCGAAGGGAGAGCAGGCGTTCAATGCAGAACAGCATGAGAAGCAAAAGGGCCAGCCAACGCAACGATAG
- a CDS encoding conjugal transfer protein TraD: MRKPRDFDAELKALEDKARELKTRKVQQLGELVIATGADQLSTDELAGALVALAETKDTAKREAWAKRGAMFFESRLRRTAPVSQRNLRSAPAQPGSPLSPASGTGSA; the protein is encoded by the coding sequence ATGCGTAAACCACGGGACTTCGACGCGGAACTGAAGGCACTGGAAGACAAGGCGCGGGAACTCAAGACGCGAAAGGTGCAGCAGCTTGGCGAGCTGGTGATCGCCACCGGCGCCGATCAACTCAGCACCGACGAACTGGCCGGCGCGTTGGTCGCACTCGCCGAGACGAAGGACACTGCAAAGCGTGAGGCATGGGCCAAGCGTGGGGCGATGTTTTTCGAGAGCAGGCTCCGGCGAACTGCTCCGGTATCTCAACGCAACCTGCGCAGCGCTCCAGCGCAACCGGGCAGCCCGCTATCGCCGGCAAGCGGCACGGGCTCGGCATGA